A single window of Gossypium hirsutum isolate 1008001.06 chromosome A10, Gossypium_hirsutum_v2.1, whole genome shotgun sequence DNA harbors:
- the LOC107936664 gene encoding putative disease resistance protein At1g50180, translated as MAEAIVSLAVERISDLLIHEAVFLKDVKDQVESLNAELKRMQCFLKDADRKLEQDARFQNRVSEIRDLAYDAEDAIDSFILERAHQGGFQGIVKRFTSICTKPSHLHKIGVQVKAIQTKLQNISKNLPAYEISRDGEGSSSILQQRVRRTYSHVEEEDVVSLEVSTKDVMTKLMTEEDRLHAVVSIVGMGGIGKTTLARKVYNHVDVRRHFDYMAWVYISQQCKPREVLLTVLMKILSPSKDERELFEKLEGSELMKRLFDALKEKRYLIVLDDIWGSDDWDILKPAFPRGGKGSKILITTRNRNVALYADPCNTPMELSFLADDESWNLLCRKAFPRSKMGSQCCSQEFEKFGREMVKKCGGLPLAIVVLGSLLARKQSVDQWETVHKNLFHGHLKGLQQHDHQYGAVNRILVLSYNDLPYHLKPCFLYLAHYPEDWEISKKNSFNCGSLKVSFHHYWKAKKS; from the coding sequence ATGGCAGAGGCTATTGTGTCCTTAGCTGTTGAAAGAATTTCtgatttactcatccatgaagcTGTTTTCCTCAAAGATGTGAAAGATCAAGTTGAGAGCCTAAACGCTGAACTTAAGCGAATGCAGTGTTTCTTGAAGGACGCGGATCGCAAGCTTGAACAAGATGCGCGTTTCCAGAATCGGGTGTCGGAAATTAGAGATCTTGCTTACGATGCTGAAGATGCTATCGACTCCTTCATCCTTGAACGTGCACATCAAGGAGGCTTTCAAGGAATCGTCAAGAGATTCACCTCCATTTGCACCAAACCTTCGCATCTGCACAAAATAGGGGTGCAGGTCAAAGCAATCCAGACCAAGCTCCAAAACATTTCCAAGAATCTTCCAGCTTATGAGATATCCCGTGATGGAGAAGGCTCTAGCTCAATTTTGCAGCAACGGGTAAGAAGGACATACTCACATGTCGAGGAAGAGGATGTTGTTAGCTTGGAGGTTAGCACGAAGGATGTCATGACCAAGTTGATGACTGAAGAAGATAGACTCCATGCCGTCGTTTCGATAGTCGGCATGGGGGGCATTGGTAAGACTACTCTTGCCAGAAAAGTATATAATCATGTTGATGTGAGACGCCATTTTGATTACATGGCTTGGGTTTATATATCTCAACAATGTAAGCCGAGAGAAGTTTTGCTTACTGTCTTGATGAAAATTCTCTCTCCTTCTAAAGATGAAAGAGAGCTATTTGAGAAACTGGAAGGGAGTGAGCTGATGAAAAGGCTTTTTGACGCTTTGAAAGAAAAGCGGTATTTGATTGTCCTCGATGATATTTGGGGAAGCGATGATTGGGATATTCTTAAACCCGCTTTTCCACGAGGAGGAAAGGGAAGCAAAATATTGATCACAACACGCAACAGGAATGTGGCTTTATACGCCGATCCTTGCAACACTCCCATGGAGCTCTCATTTCTTGCAGATGATGAAAGTTGGAATCTTTTGTGTAGGAAAGCATTCCCACGGAGCAAAATGGGTTCTCAATGCTGCTCACAAGAATTTGAGAAATTCGGAAGAGAGATGGTGAAAAAATGTGGAGGTCTACCTTTAGCAATTGTTGTCTTGGGAAGCTTGCTAGCAAGAAAACAATCAGTGGATCAATGGGAGACGGTTCACAAAAACCTTTTCCATGGACACTTAAAAGGGCTCCAACAACATGATCATCAATATGGTGCGGTGAACAGGATTTTGGTTTTAAGCTACAATGATTTGCCTTATCATTTAAAACCATGCTTTCTGTATCTTGCTCATTATCCAGAAGATTGGGAAATATCAAAAAAGAACTCATTCAATTGTGGATCGCTGAAGGTTTCATTTCACCATTATTGGAAAGCGAAGAAATCTTGA